From the genome of Hymenobacter sp. PAMC 26628, one region includes:
- a CDS encoding GNAT family N-acetyltransferase, whose translation MTLAWTLQPFAALSVPELYALLQLRSAVFVVEQTCAFQDIDGHDADALHLLGHTAAGELAAYARLFPAGRSYPEASIGRVAVAPAFRRHGLGRQLMREALARCESQWGPQSIQIGAQLYLREFYRSFGFEQVGDGYLEDDIAHIHMLRP comes from the coding sequence ATGACCCTCGCCTGGACCCTCCAGCCATTCGCCGCCCTATCGGTGCCCGAGCTTTACGCGCTGCTCCAGCTGCGCAGCGCCGTGTTTGTGGTGGAGCAAACCTGTGCATTTCAAGACATTGACGGCCACGACGCCGACGCCCTGCACCTGCTGGGCCACACCGCAGCCGGCGAGCTGGCGGCCTACGCCCGGCTGTTTCCGGCGGGCCGCAGCTACCCCGAGGCCAGTATCGGGCGAGTGGCGGTGGCCCCGGCGTTTCGCCGCCACGGCCTAGGGCGGCAGCTCATGCGCGAGGCCCTGGCCCGGTGCGAATCGCAATGGGGGCCCCAGTCCATCCAAATCGGCGCCCAACTTTACCTGCGCGAATTCTACCGCAGCTTCGGCTTCGAGCAAGTAGGCGACGGGTACTTGGAGGATGACATCGCGCACATCCACATGCTGCGACCGTAG
- a CDS encoding DUF6756 family protein — protein MAFDYLIPLLDAQERVWFVACDIDHDPSKFWLFQGTVEAIQLLLQEHSHFEYYLVSKEYTWLLCHTDHDALVGLGSIIPKMKELNFPGATVLIEAKKEN, from the coding sequence TTGGCGTTTGATTATTTAATTCCGCTACTTGATGCGCAAGAGCGGGTTTGGTTTGTGGCTTGTGACATCGACCATGATCCTAGTAAATTTTGGCTTTTCCAAGGCACTGTGGAAGCTATTCAGTTGCTTCTACAAGAACATAGTCACTTTGAATATTACTTAGTCAGCAAAGAATATACGTGGCTACTTTGTCATACAGACCACGATGCATTGGTCGGATTAGGGAGTATAATTCCTAAAATGAAAGAATTGAATTTTCCAGGCGCCACTGTTTTAATAGAAGCTAAAAAAGAGAATTAA
- a CDS encoding DUF6756 family protein, with amino-acid sequence MPGFKDNLLQLARSSGISPKYFEAVGIHVWPAILHKIEAAFITKTSSNMHFNWWWENFKGPQYSIFFETVWRLII; translated from the coding sequence ATGCCTGGCTTCAAAGATAACTTGCTTCAACTCGCCCGTAGCTCAGGTATATCGCCTAAATATTTTGAGGCTGTTGGCATACATGTATGGCCGGCTATACTACACAAAATAGAAGCTGCTTTTATCACCAAGACTTCTTCTAATATGCACTTCAATTGGTGGTGGGAAAATTTCAAGGGTCCACAGTACAGTATTTTCTTTGAAACTGTTTGGCGTTTGATTATTTAA
- a CDS encoding EamA family transporter, protein MPRSVRSSLPAVPAVLLAIVSVQGGAAIAKGLFPVLGAAGTTSLRIGLSALVLLAVVRPRLGKLGLAQWRAVVPYGLALGAMNLLFYCSLARIPLGLAVTLEFVGPLGLALAGSRRWLDGVWVLLAAAGIALIAPWHGAGVDLLGLGFALAAGGCWAVYIVLGQRTAAVLPGPVAVAVGMLFAALPVLPFGIASGSLLGLTPQLLLLGGLLALFSSVLPFSLEMQALRLLPTRTFSILMSLEPVAAALSGWLFLGERLTVGQWLAVGFIGVASAGATLTTPSPQPVHTGE, encoded by the coding sequence ATGCCGCGTTCTGTTCGTTCTTCGCTGCCTGCCGTGCCGGCTGTGCTGCTAGCCATTGTGAGTGTGCAGGGCGGCGCGGCCATTGCCAAGGGCCTGTTTCCGGTGCTGGGGGCGGCGGGCACCACCAGCTTGCGCATCGGCTTGTCGGCGCTGGTGCTGCTGGCGGTGGTGCGGCCCCGGCTGGGGAAGTTGGGGCTCGCGCAGTGGCGGGCCGTGGTGCCCTACGGCTTGGCGCTGGGAGCCATGAACCTCCTGTTTTACTGCTCGCTGGCCCGCATACCGCTCGGCCTGGCCGTGACGCTGGAGTTTGTAGGGCCCCTGGGGCTGGCGCTGGCCGGCTCGCGGCGCTGGCTCGACGGCGTGTGGGTGCTGCTGGCCGCCGCCGGCATTGCCCTCATTGCCCCGTGGCACGGCGCGGGCGTGGACCTGCTGGGGCTGGGCTTCGCGCTGGCCGCTGGCGGGTGCTGGGCTGTGTACATCGTGCTGGGCCAGCGCACGGCGGCGGTGCTGCCCGGGCCGGTGGCCGTGGCGGTTGGGATGCTGTTTGCCGCGCTGCCGGTTTTGCCCTTCGGCATAGCCAGCGGCAGCTTGCTCGGGCTCACGCCGCAGCTGCTGCTGCTGGGGGGGCTGCTGGCGCTGTTCTCCAGCGTGCTGCCTTTTTCCCTGGAAATGCAGGCCCTCAGGTTGTTGCCCACCCGCACGTTCAGCATCCTGATGAGCTTGGAGCCCGTCGCGGCGGCCTTATCGGGCTGGCTGTTTCTGGGCGAGCGGCTGACGGTGGGGCAGTGGCTGGCGGTGGGCTTCATTGGGGTGGCCAGCGCGGGCGCCACCCTCACCACGCCGAGCCCCCAGCCGGTGCACACTGGCGAGTAA
- a CDS encoding M61 family metallopeptidase, producing the protein MKTSFFGLAALLAAAPAVAAPAPKELTYTVSMDPAAGPHQFQVRLETPKLGKEQAVYQFAATAPGTYQVMDMGRYVRQFEAFDAKGKPLGSKQIGPNQWELAQPTKTREIRYTIAETWATPVPEHSIYRMCGSSLEPDHALVNGQTVLGYPQGWQAKPLRLKLNHPAAWTVGTVLVPDGDGYFHAKSYDQAVDSPILLGNLTNAQTKVGNADVALYCYSATGLVQATPLLADMQKMLGAAQAFLGGDLPVKRYAFLYLFSDKSAGAWEHSYSSEYILREGALTPEFAQGVVDIAAHEFFHIVTPLNIHSEIIERFNFVHPTGSQHLWLYEGVTEWASHMMQLRGGLVPLADYLAVLHNEEQYDRTRSDTTYALSKLGLNSFSDEGQRQYNNIYQRGALTASALDLRLLELSHGTRGLRDVLLQLAKKYGPDSPISEQNFFQDFTALTYPEIGDFFRRYVQGTEPLPLKEYFGRIGIRYDAVLHTGRQVATLGPVAYDVREGNVYYKQVGPALQAAGVAVSDQLVALGGVPLAGPRYLALDPDQLAARPPGSDLALSIRRAGAPAKEVRVKLAAAEDVQRYHFAPDPAATPGQLAARAVWLKNL; encoded by the coding sequence TTGAAAACCTCCTTTTTCGGCTTGGCCGCGCTGCTGGCCGCGGCGCCCGCCGTGGCTGCCCCGGCCCCCAAAGAGCTGACCTACACCGTGAGCATGGACCCCGCCGCGGGGCCCCACCAGTTCCAGGTGCGGCTCGAAACGCCCAAGCTCGGCAAGGAGCAGGCCGTGTACCAGTTTGCCGCCACCGCGCCCGGCACCTACCAGGTGATGGACATGGGCCGCTACGTGCGCCAGTTTGAAGCCTTCGACGCCAAGGGCAAGCCCCTGGGCAGCAAGCAAATCGGCCCCAACCAGTGGGAGCTGGCCCAGCCCACCAAAACCCGCGAAATCCGCTACACCATTGCCGAAACCTGGGCCACGCCCGTGCCCGAGCACAGCATCTACCGCATGTGCGGCTCGTCGCTCGAGCCCGACCACGCCTTGGTGAACGGCCAAACGGTGCTCGGCTACCCGCAGGGCTGGCAGGCCAAGCCCTTGCGCCTCAAGCTGAACCACCCCGCCGCCTGGACGGTGGGCACCGTGCTTGTGCCCGACGGCGACGGCTACTTCCACGCCAAAAGCTACGACCAGGCCGTGGACTCGCCCATCCTGCTCGGCAACCTCACCAACGCCCAAACCAAGGTTGGCAACGCCGACGTGGCCCTGTACTGCTACTCGGCCACCGGCCTGGTGCAGGCCACGCCGCTGCTGGCCGACATGCAAAAGATGCTGGGCGCCGCGCAGGCCTTCCTGGGCGGCGACTTGCCAGTGAAGCGCTACGCCTTCCTGTACCTGTTCAGCGACAAAAGCGCCGGGGCCTGGGAGCACTCCTACAGCTCGGAGTACATTTTGCGCGAAGGGGCCCTGACGCCGGAGTTCGCGCAGGGCGTGGTGGACATCGCGGCGCACGAGTTTTTCCACATCGTGACGCCGCTCAACATCCACTCCGAAATCATCGAGCGCTTCAACTTCGTGCACCCCACCGGCTCGCAGCACCTGTGGCTCTACGAGGGCGTGACGGAGTGGGCCTCGCACATGATGCAGCTGCGCGGGGGTCTGGTGCCGCTCGCCGACTACCTGGCCGTGCTGCACAACGAGGAGCAGTACGACCGCACCCGCTCCGACACCACCTACGCCCTCAGCAAGCTGGGCCTCAACTCGTTCTCGGATGAGGGGCAGCGCCAGTACAACAACATCTACCAGCGCGGGGCCCTCACCGCCAGCGCCCTCGACCTGCGCCTGCTGGAGCTGAGCCACGGCACCCGCGGCCTGCGCGACGTGCTGCTGCAACTGGCCAAAAAATACGGCCCCGATAGCCCCATTAGCGAGCAAAACTTCTTCCAGGACTTCACCGCCCTCACCTACCCCGAAATCGGCGACTTCTTCCGGCGCTACGTGCAGGGCACCGAGCCGCTGCCGCTGAAGGAGTACTTCGGCCGCATCGGCATCCGCTACGACGCCGTGCTGCACACCGGCCGCCAGGTGGCCACGCTGGGCCCCGTGGCCTACGACGTGCGGGAGGGCAACGTGTACTACAAGCAGGTGGGGCCCGCCCTGCAAGCCGCGGGCGTGGCCGTGAGCGACCAGCTCGTGGCCCTCGGCGGGGTGCCGCTGGCGGGCCCCCGCTACCTGGCCCTCGACCCCGACCAGCTGGCCGCCCGGCCGCCCGGCTCCGACTTGGCCTTGAGCATCCGCCGCGCCGGGGCCCCTGCCAAAGAGGTGCGCGTGAAGCTGGCCGCCGCCGAGGACGTGCAGCGCTACCACTTTGCCCCCGACCCCGCCGCCACCCCCGGCCAGCTGGCCGCCCGCGCCGTGTGGTTGAAAAACCTGTAG
- a CDS encoding glycoside hydrolase family 43 protein → MYTNPILDDNFPDPTVIGAPDGWYYAYGTQTRLADGSIVNIQVARSRDLLAWEYLGDALPQKPAWAVGTQKFWAPHVSHAAGRCYLYYSARPDDAPDGALALAVAVADVPAGPFVDAGRPLRRGPGFTCIDPMAYDDPATGQRLLYWGSGFGPLWVQALAEDRVSFAPDSEPQALIWPSGPADDAENYHRLIEGSWVHRHAGWYYLFFSGDNCCGPHAHYAVLVARSRAATGPYAVQPAPVVAANAHWLAPGHNCVVTDAHGHDWLAYHAIDPARPTFAAIDDSEGYARRVLLLDRLTYGSDGWPRVAGGGPSWQPQPAPAGPLVP, encoded by the coding sequence ATGTACACCAACCCCATCCTCGACGACAACTTTCCCGACCCCACCGTTATTGGGGCCCCCGACGGCTGGTACTACGCCTACGGCACCCAAACCCGGCTCGCTGATGGTAGCATCGTGAACATCCAGGTGGCCCGCTCGCGCGACTTGTTGGCCTGGGAATACCTCGGCGACGCCCTGCCCCAAAAGCCCGCCTGGGCCGTGGGTACCCAGAAGTTTTGGGCCCCCCACGTGAGCCACGCCGCCGGCCGCTGCTACCTGTATTACTCGGCCCGGCCCGACGATGCGCCCGACGGGGCCCTGGCGCTGGCCGTGGCCGTGGCCGACGTGCCCGCCGGCCCGTTCGTGGACGCCGGCCGGCCGCTGCGGCGGGGCCCCGGCTTCACCTGCATCGACCCGATGGCCTACGACGACCCCGCCACCGGCCAGCGCCTGCTGTACTGGGGCTCGGGCTTCGGGCCCCTGTGGGTGCAGGCGCTGGCCGAAGACCGGGTGAGCTTCGCGCCTGACAGTGAGCCGCAAGCGCTTATCTGGCCCAGCGGCCCGGCCGACGATGCAGAAAATTACCACCGCCTCATCGAGGGCAGCTGGGTGCACCGGCACGCAGGCTGGTACTACCTGTTTTTTTCGGGCGATAACTGTTGCGGGCCCCACGCACACTACGCCGTGCTGGTGGCCCGCAGCCGCGCCGCCACGGGACCCTACGCGGTGCAGCCCGCGCCCGTGGTGGCGGCCAACGCGCACTGGCTGGCGCCGGGCCACAACTGCGTCGTGACCGACGCCCACGGGCACGACTGGCTAGCCTACCACGCCATCGACCCGGCCCGGCCCACCTTCGCCGCTATCGACGACTCGGAGGGTTACGCCCGCCGCGTCCTGCTCCTCGACCGCCTCACCTACGGCTCCGACGGCTGGCCGCGCGTGGCCGGCGGGGGCCCCTCGTGGCAGCCGCAACCCGCCCCCGCCGGGCCCCTCGTACCTTAG
- a CDS encoding T9SS type A sorting domain-containing protein has product MPSSIRNACRRAALLALAAGALAGPAAAQGPGAPVAEVAEVACGLVPLAPAARAAGAPLIVEAQVLDAQGFWDAGHRHLFTRHRLRVFSLLKGSAADTAGLVVVTEGGRLGLDQQVLTNTLRLAPGQQGVLFLAPSPWPGLGLAGPAYAAYGSAQGFVAYDLAHATAADPVRAYPAIDAAFYRALDPQGAQVRRALQPNPALAAAQLHQLVAAKGTAVATITGIQPAQLTAGTGAVLTIRGSGFGDARGAGFVEFANADDGGRTFEQPLAADYVAWADGAIQVRVPSSGMGGHPAGSGPVRVTPDGGTVGASPQLFTVVYALSNVKSTDAQPTVQRPNHVATNGLGGLTFHFAPNFGDNAAAGAAWQRALANWRCQTGMNWALGDAAPANDIASDGRSTVAFDLASAALPAGVLGRTTSYYQGCFAADRSVIFYVGEVDMQFSTAAAFQFGPALALGLAIDFETVAVHELGHAQQLSHLIRPGAIMHYAVARGQNSRRLAPESDVAGGRLVLRTRSFRSRGCGGPALLPAPLTALSAAVETGAGPVLRWTTQAECFLSGFVVERSAGLDTAAATAGWQPVATVALGAPGGAYQVTDAQPTARLVYYRLALLRPDGTRDYAAPLPVAPDAAPMADLFPNPVTGTQLSLQYPAGANVTALTYSIYDELGRRYRLAAAAVQPGLNVLTFDVGALPRGFYIFRWQDGQGNNQSRKFLRL; this is encoded by the coding sequence ATGCCGTCTTCTATTAGGAATGCCTGCCGCCGGGCGGCGCTGCTGGCGCTGGCCGCCGGGGCCCTCGCCGGGCCTGCCGCCGCCCAGGGCCCCGGGGCACCTGTCGCCGAAGTTGCTGAGGTTGCCTGCGGGCTGGTGCCGCTGGCGCCCGCCGCCCGGGCCGCCGGGGCCCCACTCATCGTAGAGGCGCAGGTACTGGACGCGCAAGGTTTCTGGGACGCCGGTCACCGCCACCTCTTCACCCGGCACCGGCTGCGGGTATTCAGCCTGCTGAAAGGCAGCGCGGCCGACACCGCCGGCCTGGTGGTGGTGACGGAGGGTGGCCGGCTGGGGCTTGACCAGCAAGTGCTTACCAACACGCTGCGCCTGGCGCCGGGCCAGCAGGGCGTGCTGTTTCTGGCGCCCTCCCCGTGGCCCGGGCTGGGCTTGGCGGGGCCGGCCTACGCGGCCTACGGCAGCGCGCAGGGCTTCGTGGCCTACGACCTAGCCCATGCCACCGCTGCCGACCCGGTGCGCGCCTACCCGGCCATCGACGCCGCGTTCTACCGGGCCCTCGACCCGCAAGGGGCCCAGGTGCGGCGCGCCTTGCAGCCCAACCCCGCCCTGGCCGCCGCCCAACTGCACCAGCTGGTGGCGGCCAAGGGCACGGCGGTAGCCACCATCACGGGAATCCAGCCGGCGCAGCTCACGGCGGGCACCGGGGCGGTGCTCACCATCCGGGGCAGCGGGTTTGGCGATGCGCGGGGCGCGGGCTTCGTCGAGTTTGCTAACGCCGATGACGGCGGGCGCACCTTCGAGCAGCCGCTGGCCGCCGACTACGTGGCCTGGGCTGACGGCGCCATCCAGGTGCGGGTGCCATCGTCGGGCATGGGCGGGCATCCGGCGGGCTCGGGGCCGGTGCGCGTCACGCCCGACGGCGGCACGGTGGGCGCCAGCCCCCAGCTGTTCACGGTGGTGTACGCCCTCAGCAACGTCAAGAGTACCGACGCGCAGCCCACCGTGCAACGCCCCAACCACGTGGCCACTAATGGCCTGGGCGGCCTCACGTTCCACTTCGCCCCCAACTTTGGCGATAACGCCGCGGCCGGCGCGGCCTGGCAGCGGGCCCTGGCCAACTGGCGCTGCCAGACCGGCATGAACTGGGCCCTGGGCGACGCCGCCCCCGCCAACGACATCGCCAGTGACGGCCGCAGCACCGTGGCCTTCGACCTGGCCAGTGCCGCACTGCCGGCCGGCGTGCTGGGCCGCACCACCAGCTACTACCAGGGCTGCTTCGCGGCCGACCGCTCGGTGATCTTTTACGTGGGCGAGGTGGACATGCAGTTCAGCACCGCGGCGGCGTTTCAGTTTGGGCCGGCGCTGGCGCTGGGCTTAGCCATTGATTTTGAGACGGTGGCGGTGCACGAGCTGGGCCACGCCCAGCAGCTCAGCCACCTCATCCGGCCGGGTGCCATCATGCACTACGCCGTGGCCCGGGGCCAAAACTCGCGCCGCCTGGCCCCCGAAAGCGACGTGGCCGGCGGCCGCCTGGTGCTGCGCACCCGCAGCTTCCGCAGCCGCGGCTGCGGTGGGCCGGCGCTGCTGCCGGCCCCGCTCACGGCCCTCAGCGCCGCCGTGGAAACCGGCGCGGGCCCCGTGCTGCGCTGGACCACCCAGGCCGAATGCTTCCTCTCTGGCTTCGTGGTGGAGCGCAGCGCCGGCCTCGACACCGCCGCGGCCACCGCCGGCTGGCAGCCCGTGGCCACCGTGGCGCTGGGGGCCCCCGGCGGCGCCTACCAGGTAACGGATGCCCAGCCTACCGCCCGCCTCGTGTACTACCGCCTGGCCCTGCTGCGCCCCGACGGCACCCGCGACTACGCCGCGCCCCTGCCCGTGGCCCCCGACGCCGCGCCCATGGCCGACCTGTTCCCGAACCCCGTCACCGGCACCCAGCTTAGCCTCCAGTACCCAGCCGGAGCCAATGTCACGGCCCTGACCTACAGCATCTACGACGAGCTGGGCCGGCGCTACCGCCTGGCCGCCGCCGCCGTGCAGCCCGGCCTCAACGTGCTCACCTTCGACGTGGGGGCCCTGCCGCGGGGCTTCTACATCTTCCGCTGGCAGGACGGGCAGGGCAACAATCAGAGCCGCAAATTCCTGCGGCTATAG
- a CDS encoding DUF3471 domain-containing protein: protein MGPDAAGRPGAPAPLLKPATQFELWSPQTILRVRATPTPTPYNTHFGAYGLGWFLRDVRGFKEASHTGGLPGMVTQVVLVPEQHLGIIVLTNQESGLAFTAVNNFIEDQYLGLPAHDPVAELAERAKGYVGGYDRDLAAAMKQVALAQKAAPKRPNYAPFLGRYHDAWFGDVTLAAQGPQLWLRAARSPRLVGQLLPYRGNTYVVRWRDRTFHADAFATFTLDEQGKATSLKMKPVSEETDFSYDFQDLDLQRVP from the coding sequence GTGGGCCCTGATGCTGCTGGGCGGCCCGGGGCCCCAGCTCCGCTGCTGAAGCCGGCCACCCAGTTCGAGCTGTGGTCGCCCCAAACCATTCTGCGGGTGCGGGCCACGCCCACGCCCACGCCCTACAACACGCACTTCGGGGCCTACGGCCTGGGCTGGTTCTTGCGCGACGTGCGCGGCTTCAAGGAAGCGTCGCACACCGGCGGCCTGCCCGGCATGGTCACGCAGGTGGTGCTGGTGCCCGAGCAGCACCTGGGCATCATCGTGCTCACCAACCAGGAGAGCGGGCTCGCCTTCACGGCCGTCAACAACTTTATTGAGGACCAGTACCTTGGCCTGCCCGCACACGACCCCGTGGCGGAGCTAGCCGAGCGCGCCAAGGGCTACGTCGGCGGCTACGACCGCGACCTGGCCGCCGCCATGAAGCAGGTGGCCCTGGCCCAAAAAGCCGCCCCCAAGCGGCCCAACTACGCGCCCTTCTTGGGCCGCTACCACGACGCCTGGTTTGGCGACGTGACCCTCGCCGCCCAGGGGCCCCAGCTGTGGCTGCGGGCCGCCCGCTCGCCGCGCCTGGTGGGCCAGCTGCTGCCCTACCGCGGCAACACCTACGTGGTGCGCTGGCGCGACCGCACCTTCCACGCCGATGCCTTCGCCACCTTCACCCTCGACGAGCAAGGCAAGGCCACCAGCCTGAAAATGAAACCCGTATCGGAGGAAACTGATTTCAGCTACGACTTCCAGGACCTGGATTTGCAGCGCGTGCCGTAG
- a CDS encoding serine hydrolase domain-containing protein, which produces MNRPGMLRWALALCTSFSAAAQAPAPPAPALTLDVAAVDAVVAHAMQTFKVPGMAVAVVKDGQVVLAKGYGVRSLATKAPVDANTLFGIASNTKAFTTAALGLLVDEGKLRWDDKVTDYIPEFKLYDPYATAEFTVRDLLCHRSGLGLGAGDLMFFPDSTDFTTKDIIHNLRYFKPMSSFRTKFDYDNNLYLVAGEVVARISGQPWAAFVETRLLKPLGMARSAAGFSRLPDATNFIDAHAEVDGQVLVIQRDQGLVTGAAGGIYSSVNDLSKWALMLLGGPGPQLRC; this is translated from the coding sequence ATGAACCGACCCGGTATGCTCCGTTGGGCCCTGGCCCTGTGCACGTCTTTTTCGGCCGCGGCCCAGGCCCCCGCGCCGCCCGCCCCAGCCCTTACTCTGGACGTGGCCGCGGTGGACGCCGTGGTGGCGCACGCCATGCAAACCTTCAAGGTGCCGGGCATGGCGGTGGCCGTGGTGAAGGACGGGCAGGTGGTGCTGGCCAAGGGCTACGGGGTGCGCTCCCTCGCCACCAAGGCGCCGGTGGACGCCAACACGCTGTTCGGCATTGCCTCGAACACCAAGGCCTTTACCACGGCGGCCCTGGGCCTGCTGGTGGACGAGGGCAAGCTGCGCTGGGACGACAAGGTGACGGACTACATCCCCGAGTTCAAGCTGTACGACCCCTACGCGACGGCCGAGTTCACCGTGCGCGACTTGCTGTGCCACCGCAGCGGCCTGGGGCTGGGCGCGGGCGATTTGATGTTTTTCCCCGACTCGACCGACTTCACTACCAAGGACATCATCCACAACCTGCGCTACTTCAAGCCCATGTCGTCGTTCCGCACCAAGTTCGACTACGACAACAACTTGTACCTGGTGGCGGGCGAAGTGGTGGCGCGCATCAGCGGCCAGCCGTGGGCCGCTTTTGTGGAAACGCGCCTGCTGAAGCCGCTGGGCATGGCCCGCAGCGCCGCGGGCTTTTCGCGCCTGCCCGACGCCACCAACTTTATTGACGCCCACGCCGAGGTGGACGGCCAGGTACTGGTTATCCAGCGCGACCAGGGCCTGGTCACCGGTGCGGCGGGCGGCATCTACAGCAGCGTGAACGACTTGAGCAAGTGGGCCCTGATGCTGCTGGGCGGCCCGGGGCCCCAGCTCCGCTGCTGA
- a CDS encoding GNAT family N-acetyltransferase — protein MPDFPVLRRGTAADLPQVLALIQELAVYEKAPDAVTNTLAEMQRDGFGPQPIFGFFVLENAAQQLIGLALFYTAYSTWKGRMLYLEDLVITEAARRGGLGRLLFDAVVAEARATGAHRMKWQVLDWNAPAIGFYQKLGAQIETEWLNGNLDAAQLAAYAVGPAAQAAAANSLPSF, from the coding sequence ATGCCCGATTTCCCCGTTCTCCGCCGCGGCACCGCCGCCGACTTGCCTCAGGTGCTGGCCCTGATTCAGGAGCTGGCCGTGTACGAAAAAGCGCCCGACGCCGTGACCAACACCCTGGCCGAAATGCAGCGCGACGGGTTTGGGCCCCAGCCCATCTTCGGGTTTTTCGTGCTCGAAAACGCGGCGCAGCAGCTCATCGGCCTGGCCCTGTTCTACACCGCCTACTCCACCTGGAAGGGCCGGATGCTGTACCTCGAAGACTTAGTGATTACCGAAGCGGCGCGCCGCGGCGGCCTGGGCCGGCTGCTGTTCGACGCCGTGGTGGCCGAGGCCCGCGCCACTGGGGCCCACCGCATGAAGTGGCAGGTGCTGGATTGGAACGCGCCGGCCATTGGCTTCTACCAAAAGCTGGGGGCCCAAATTGAAACCGAGTGGCTGAACGGCAACCTCGACGCGGCCCAGCTGGCCGCCTACGCCGTGGGGCCCGCTGCGCAAGCGGCAGCCGCCAACTCCTTGCCCAGCTTTTAG